From the Naumovozyma dairenensis CBS 421 chromosome 10, complete genome genome, the window GGCCAGATATATATGTGGTTAAGTGGAAAGGCCAGACAGACTCTACATAGATAGTGTACTAATGTTTTGCTTTAGAGTGTACGTAGAAAAGGGCGTTATTTCATTATGCGCCATCGGcatatgatatgatataatGTGACAGCGACGGAAACATCAAAACAGAATAAGAAAGTCCACAATATCATtagtaaatatataatccACTGAAGagtaaaaaaattagatagTGGAAAAATATGGACGTTATAAGATACGAAATTTTGCTTGttaatataaataactTGGCCCAGTTACAACGACTACATAAGGATTCCCCTCCCCCCTCCCTCTGTACGTGGTTTTTGCTTCCAATGGAAACTTCAGTGTAAATCACTGTTCACTGTCTTACCCGGTGTGGCAGAGGGTAACGGCTATACGTGGCGATTGTTTCTTCCCGCGCGTTGACGTGGCCTCGAGTTGCGTTTCAATGAGAAGTGGAAATGAAACAGTGCAGCGAATTAAGTATCCAAAGgatcaaataaatacatACAAGAGTGTCTACTAACCACATATTGACGTACTTTCTCATTCTCAGTATCTCCATTTATATAATACTTAATCATAAAGATATCCTTTGAGAAGCAGCATCACCATTATCATCGAATTATTGTGTTGTGTTGCATTTAAACAACAATTCGTCGTACCCCTCCTAGCAactcatatttttttcaaccTTCAACCCTCCTACAATACAatagtatagtataaagaagaaggtgtTTTTTCTGTCTCTGTTTGTTCTTACCTCAGTATCCTATTGAATcacaaataatataataatcatGTCTGATCGTTTACTAGATATCTTCAAGCCATTTGAAGCAATCCTTCCTGAAGTCATTGCCCCACAAAGGAAAGTCCCATataatcaaaaattgatttGGACAGGGGTTTCACTATTGATCTTTTTAATTCTAGGTCAAATTCCACTTTATGGGATTGTCTCCAGTGAAACTTCAGATCCATTGTATTGGTTAAGAGCCATGTTGGCCTCTAACCGTGGTACTTTAATGGAATTAGGTGTCTCTCCAATCATTACCTCTTCCATGATCTTCCAATTCTTACAAGGTACTCAATTATTAAACGTCAAAATGGATAACAAACAAGACCGTGATTTGTTCCAAATCGCTCAAAAAGTTTGCGCTATCATCTTGACTTTCGGTCAAGCTTTAGTTGTCGTCCTAACAGGTAACTACGGTGATCCAAAAAATTTAGGATTTGCCATctctttattattgatcTTCCAATTGATGTTTGCTTCCTTCATTGTTTTACTATTAGATGAGTTGTTATCGAAGGGTTACGGGTTAGGTTCCggtatttctttatttacTGCTAGTAACATTGCTGAACAAATCTTTTGGAAAGCCTTTGCTCCAACTACCATTAATACTGGTCGTggtaaagaatttgaagGTGCCATTATTGCATTCTTCCATCTTTTAGCTGTTAGAAAAGATAAGAAGAGAGCTTTGTTTGAAGCTTTATACAGAACTAATTTACCAAACGTTTTCCAAGTTTTCGCAACGATTgtagttttcttttccGTCTTATATTTACAAGGTTTCCGTTACGAATTACCAATTAGATCAACTAAAATCAGAGGTCAAGTCGGTGTTTATCcaatcaaattattttacACATCAAATACTCCAATCATGTTACAAAGTGCTTTAACTTCAAATatctttttaatttctcaaATGTTATATCAAAGATTCCCTCATAACCCAATCATTCGTCTATTAGGTGTTTGGGGTATTAAACCGGGTACTCAAGGTCCACAAATGGCTTTGAGTGGTGTATCTTATTACATTCAACCATTAAGTTCATTAAGTGAAATGATTTTAGATCCAATTAAGACTATCATTTACGTTACATTTGTTCTTGGTTCATGTGCCGTTTTCTCCAAGACTTGGATTGAAATTTCAGGTTCTTCTCCAAAGGATATTGCCAAACAATTCAAAGATGAAGGTATGGTCATTAATGGTAAGAGAGAAACTAACGTCTATAGAGAATTGAAACGTATTATTCCAACGGCTGCCGCATTCGGTGGTGCAACCATTGGTGCCTTATCTGTTTGTTCCGATTTGTTAGGTACATTAGGTTCTGGTGCTTCTATCCTTATGGCTGCTACTACCATTTATGGTTATTATGAATTGGCTGCTAAAGAAGGTGGATTTTCCAAGAACATTGTTCCTGGGTTCTCTGACTTGATGTGAGggaggaagaaaaaaacttCATTACTCATTCAAAGCTTCGTTCacaattttttatttccttTTATGTTTTAATTACGAAGTCGATATCGTGTGATATTAGATGATGGAAACATACATCCACcttatttatatatatagatataaatataatccaGTTTTCTTATATATGGTCATACATAATATTGTAACCGTTTGTAGCTTTATTTATGTACAATAGAATATTCTacattataataaaatttaacaataaaaaatcaaaaaacaaaaaaacaaaaaacaaaaaaaagagatTGATAATACAAACTGAAAAATGTTTCCTATCTTCAAGTTAACAGCATGGTTCTTAATCAGAAATACAAAACAATGGCGGCTAAATTGTATTACCCGTCCGcaatatgaaaaaataaaaaatatgggGGGGAGGAAGAGAACACCCAAACAAAGTACACTGTACGGACGTTCGTTGGTACATAAAAAGGAAAGGAGAAACCCAACACTTGCTGGGCATTTGTTAGCAGATGGAATGACCGTACCGTACGGCCCCACCttcatcatattcaattgtttttgtttttgttttcgcTTTTGTTTTTGCTTTTGTTTTCGTTGTTGCcttgtttttgttttgttgtCCTTTTCCCTCCCTCCACCACTGCAGTCTCCGTACACGTCTCCTCTGTATTCGGTATGTGGTTGTTGACAGCTGAAACTCCGCTGGCCTCAAAATATTTCTCGAGAGAGGGAACGGTGTCCCAAAGCGGGAAGTGTTCCGGCTTTTCACAAACAACAGTAAACCTTCCCCCCTCAAGCCAACTCCGCACGGGGCAACTTCGGTACACAAATAAACTTTTCCGGGAACAGTGCCATACAAAATAGAAAACAAGATGCAAAGAACACCCTGGCGGACAGTCTGGCCCAAACGGCCTTCTACCAGCGAGCTTTTGCAGTTCTGCCAGGCAGACAGTCTGGattctctctctctctctctttctctttctctctAAGTCTACCTAGGTCTGTGGTCcacaataacaataaaggTTATTCTCCTACGGCAAAATACTACGAACTACCCTCTACGAAACGGTACAATACTTTCTTTCCTTCTGTATTCTTTGCAACAACACCAACTCTTCTCTTTCATGACACGTATACCACGAAGTTATGGCACTGTCTCAACatttatacatatataataacaagCAATTGCgcattcaattcaattcttACTTGTTATTTCGTAATTCTTTCCTTCCCTTTCCTCTCCTTTCATTCTTTGTCGTTTGAAAAGAGCTCTTTGACGACAACTATCATCCCAATTTATAtaacaaacaacaacattATCATAACacaataacaatgaaaGGTTTAATTTTAGT encodes:
- the SEC61 gene encoding translocon subunit SEC61 (similar to Saccharomyces cerevisiae SEC61 (YLR378C); ancestral locus Anc_4.230); translated protein: MSDRLLDIFKPFEAILPEVIAPQRKVPYNQKLIWTGVSLLIFLILGQIPLYGIVSSETSDPLYWLRAMLASNRGTLMELGVSPIITSSMIFQFLQGTQLLNVKMDNKQDRDLFQIAQKVCAIILTFGQALVVVLTGNYGDPKNLGFAISLLLIFQLMFASFIVLLLDELLSKGYGLGSGISLFTASNIAEQIFWKAFAPTTINTGRGKEFEGAIIAFFHLLAVRKDKKRALFEALYRTNLPNVFQVFATIVVFFSVLYLQGFRYELPIRSTKIRGQVGVYPIKLFYTSNTPIMLQSALTSNIFLISQMLYQRFPHNPIIRLLGVWGIKPGTQGPQMALSGVSYYIQPLSSLSEMILDPIKTIIYVTFVLGSCAVFSKTWIEISGSSPKDIAKQFKDEGMVINGKRETNVYRELKRIIPTAAAFGGATIGALSVCSDLLGTLGSGASILMAATTIYGYYELAAKEGGFSKNIVPGFSDLM